One Fusobacterium nucleatum genomic window carries:
- a CDS encoding metal ABC transporter substrate-binding protein: MKKKLLFILMLIIGSFSFAENIVITSTQPMYSLTSYLTKGTDIKVYTPFGSDISMTMSKEAIREEGFDLSIAKKAQAVVDIARIWSEDVIYGKARMNKINIVEIDASHPYDEKMTTLFFSDYSNGKVNPYIWTGSKNLVRMVNIIARDLIRLYPNNKAKIEKNITKFTADLLKIENEANEKLLAVGEAEVISLSENLQYFLNDMNIYTEYVDYDSVNAQNIAKLIKDKGIKVIVSDRWLKKDAIKALKEAGGEFVIINTLDIPMDKDGKMDPEAILKAFKENTDNLIEALKK; encoded by the coding sequence ATGAAGAAAAAATTACTGTTTATTTTAATGTTAATTATAGGCTCATTTAGTTTTGCAGAAAATATAGTAATTACATCTACACAACCAATGTATTCTTTAACAAGTTATTTAACTAAGGGAACAGATATAAAAGTCTATACTCCTTTTGGTTCAGATATATCAATGACTATGTCTAAGGAAGCTATAAGAGAAGAAGGCTTTGACTTATCTATTGCTAAAAAGGCTCAAGCAGTTGTAGATATTGCTAGAATATGGTCAGAAGATGTAATCTATGGTAAGGCAAGAATGAATAAGATAAATATTGTTGAAATTGATGCAAGTCACCCTTATGATGAAAAGATGACAACTTTATTTTTCAGTGATTATTCAAATGGAAAAGTAAATCCATATATTTGGACAGGAAGTAAAAATTTAGTTAGAATGGTAAATATTATAGCTAGAGATTTAATTAGATTGTATCCTAATAATAAAGCTAAAATAGAAAAGAATATAACAAAGTTCACTGCTGACTTATTAAAAATTGAAAATGAAGCTAATGAAAAGCTACTTGCAGTTGGAGAGGCAGAAGTTATATCTTTAAGTGAAAATTTACAATATTTCCTAAATGATATGAATATATACACAGAATATGTAGATTATGACAGTGTAAATGCTCAAAATATCGCTAAACTGATAAAAGATAAGGGAATAAAAGTTATTGTTTCTGATAGATGGCTAAAGAAGGATGCTATAAAAGCTTTAAAAGAAGCAGGTGGAGAATTTGTAATTATAAATACTTTGGATATACCTATGGATAAAGATGGAAAAATGGATCCAGAAGCTATATTAAAAGCTTTTAAAGAAAATACAGATAATTTAATTGAGGCACTAAAAAAATAA
- a CDS encoding DUF4198 domain-containing protein: MKKSLVLIGSILLAANLFAHDHFLYTSNLDASNQKEVKMKAILAHPAEGPEVEPVSIATVDGKTHLPKAFFVVHDGVKTDLLSKVKVGTIKTSKGQYAALDAVYSMEDGLKGGGSWVFVMDSGNTKDEGYTFNPVEKLIITKDSAGSDYNQRVAPGHNEIVPLVNPVNAWKENVFRAKFVDKDGKPIKNARIDVDFINGKIDMTNNTWTANKEAPKTSLRVFTDDNGVFAFVPSRAGQWVIRAVASMDREKKIVHDASLVVQFE, from the coding sequence ATGAAAAAAAGTTTAGTTTTAATTGGAAGTATTTTATTGGCAGCAAATTTATTTGCACATGATCATTTTCTTTACACATCTAACTTAGATGCAAGTAATCAAAAAGAAGTTAAAATGAAAGCAATTTTAGCTCACCCAGCAGAAGGACCAGAAGTAGAACCTGTTAGCATTGCAACAGTTGATGGGAAAACTCATTTGCCTAAAGCATTTTTTGTAGTTCATGATGGAGTAAAAACAGATTTATTATCTAAAGTAAAAGTTGGAACTATAAAAACAAGTAAAGGGCAATATGCAGCACTAGATGCAGTTTACTCTATGGAAGATGGATTAAAAGGTGGAGGAAGTTGGGTATTTGTAATGGATAGTGGAAATACTAAAGATGAAGGATACACATTCAATCCAGTTGAAAAATTAATAATCACTAAAGATTCAGCAGGTTCAGACTACAATCAAAGAGTAGCTCCAGGACATAATGAAATAGTTCCATTAGTTAACCCAGTTAATGCTTGGAAAGAAAATGTATTTAGAGCAAAATTTGTTGATAAAGATGGAAAACCTATAAAGAATGCAAGAATAGATGTAGACTTTATAAATGGAAAAATAGATATGACTAACAATACTTGGACAGCTAATAAAGAAGCTCCTAAAACAAGCCTAAGAGTATTCACTGATGATAATGGAGTATTTGCATTTGTTCCTTCAAGAGCAGGACAATGGGTAATAAGAGCAGTTGCTTCTATGGACAGAGAAAAGAAAATTGTTCATGATGCTTCATTAGTTGTACAATTTGAATAG
- a CDS encoding IS200/IS605 family accessory protein TnpB-related protein produces the protein MLPNKQYVSKFINQLLYKRTEQLRNYIGYYTNKLIETLRTERISKLVVGYNKGWKQEINIGSKNNQSFVNIPFRKILDILRYKLEDNGIEYKEQEESYTSKASYLDNDEIPIYKEETNEIKFNGRRIKRGIYKSKQGKIINADLNGALNILKKSGEKLIEELEYLRFDNIFTSKLV, from the coding sequence ATGTTACCTAATAAACAATATGTTTCTAAGTTTATAAATCAACTACTATATAAAAGAACAGAACAACTTAGAAACTATATAGGATATTATACTAATAAATTAATTGAGACATTAAGAACTGAAAGAATATCAAAATTAGTAGTAGGCTATAATAAAGGGTGGAAACAAGAAATAAATATAGGAAGTAAGAACAATCAAAGTTTTGTAAATATACCATTTAGAAAGATCTTAGATATATTAAGATATAAATTAGAAGATAACGGAATAGAGTATAAAGAACAAGAAGAAAGTTATACTTCAAAAGCAAGTTATCTTGATAATGATGAAATACCAATATATAAAGAAGAAACAAATGAAATAAAATTTAATGGTAGAAGAATAAAAAGAGGCATTTATAAATCTAAACAAGGCAAGATAATAAATGCCGATTTGAATGGAGCATTGAATATATTAAAGAAGTCAGGAGAGAAACTAATAGAAGAATTAGAATATTTAAGATTTGATAATATATTTACAAGCAAGTTAGTATAG
- a CDS encoding metal ABC transporter permease has protein sequence MLESFRNFLMNLAEQGDIPSSFKYGFVINAMICALLIGPILGGIGTMVVTKKMAFFSEAVGHAAMTGIAVGVLLGEPFSAPYISLFTYCILFGLVINYTKNRTKMSSDTLIGVFLSISIALGGSLLIYVSAKVNSHALESILFGSILTVNDTDIYILVVSAIVIAFVLVPYLNRMLLASFNPNLAIVRGVNVKLIEYIFIVIITVITIASVKIIGSILVEALLLIPAAAAKNLSKSIKGFVGYSVIFALVSCLLGVYLPIHFDISIPSGGAIIMISSFIFIITVIIKMLFKNFAEGE, from the coding sequence ATGTTAGAAAGTTTTAGAAATTTCTTAATGAATTTAGCTGAACAAGGAGATATTCCATCTTCTTTTAAGTATGGTTTTGTTATTAATGCAATGATATGTGCATTGCTTATAGGACCAATACTTGGAGGAATAGGGACTATGGTAGTTACAAAGAAAATGGCTTTCTTTTCAGAAGCAGTAGGACATGCTGCTATGACAGGGATAGCGGTTGGTGTACTACTAGGAGAACCTTTTTCAGCACCATATATTTCACTTTTTACCTATTGTATATTATTTGGTTTAGTAATAAATTATACAAAAAATAGAACTAAAATGTCCTCTGATACCTTGATAGGAGTATTCCTTTCAATATCTATAGCATTGGGAGGTTCTCTACTTATTTATGTATCAGCTAAGGTAAATTCACATGCCTTAGAAAGTATATTATTTGGTTCTATACTTACAGTAAATGATACAGATATCTATATTTTAGTTGTATCAGCTATTGTAATTGCTTTTGTTTTAGTACCATACTTAAATAGAATGTTACTAGCAAGTTTTAATCCGAATTTAGCAATAGTAAGAGGTGTAAATGTAAAATTAATAGAATATATTTTTATAGTAATTATTACTGTTATAACAATAGCTTCAGTAAAGATAATAGGTTCAATACTTGTGGAAGCATTACTTTTAATACCAGCAGCAGCAGCAAAAAATTTATCAAAATCTATAAAAGGTTTTGTTGGATATTCAGTAATTTTTGCTCTTGTCAGTTGTTTATTAGGGGTATATCTACCTATACATTTCGATATATCAATTCCATCAGGTGGGGCAATAATAATGATTTCATCATTTATCTTTATTATTACAGTTATTATTAAAATGTTATTTAAGAACTTTGCAGAAGGAGAATAA
- a CDS encoding zinc ABC transporter substrate-binding protein: MYKKILAILMVIFSFSAFAKDKLKIGVTLQPYYSFAVNIVKDKAEVIPVVRLDKYDSHSYQPKPEDIKRMNELDVLVVNGIGHDEFIFDILNATDRKKDIKVIYANKNVSLMPIAGSIRNEKVMNPHTFISITASVQQVYNIAKELGELDPANKEFYLKNARDYAKKLRKLKTDALNEVKNLGNIDIRVATLHGGYDYLLSEFGIDVKAVIEPSHGAQPSAADLEKVIKIIKDQKIDIIFGEKNFNNKFVDTIHKETGVEVRSLSHMTNGAYEADGFEKFIKMDLDEVVKAIKDAAAKKGKK, from the coding sequence ATGTACAAAAAAATATTGGCAATTTTAATGGTAATATTTAGTTTTTCAGCTTTTGCAAAAGATAAATTAAAAATAGGTGTTACTTTACAACCATATTATAGTTTTGCTGTAAATATAGTAAAGGATAAGGCAGAAGTTATTCCAGTTGTAAGGCTTGATAAATATGATTCTCATAGTTATCAACCAAAACCAGAAGATATAAAAAGAATGAATGAGTTAGATGTTCTTGTAGTAAATGGAATAGGACATGATGAGTTTATTTTTGATATTTTAAATGCAACAGATAGAAAAAAAGATATAAAAGTTATTTATGCAAATAAGAATGTTTCTTTAATGCCAATAGCAGGATCAATAAGAAACGAAAAGGTTATGAATCCCCACACTTTTATATCTATAACAGCTTCAGTTCAACAAGTTTATAATATAGCTAAAGAATTGGGAGAATTAGATCCAGCTAACAAAGAATTCTATTTAAAGAATGCAAGAGATTATGCTAAAAAATTAAGAAAATTAAAGACAGATGCCTTAAATGAAGTAAAAAATCTTGGAAATATTGATATTAGGGTTGCAACATTACATGGAGGATATGACTACTTATTATCTGAATTTGGAATAGATGTTAAGGCAGTTATAGAACCATCACATGGAGCACAACCAAGTGCAGCAGATTTAGAAAAAGTTATAAAGATAATAAAAGATCAAAAAATAGATATAATTTTTGGTGAAAAGAATTTTAATAATAAATTTGTTGATACTATCCATAAAGAAACAGGTGTTGAAGTTAGATCACTTTCTCATATGACAAATGGGGCTTATGAAGCAGATGGTTTTGAAAAGTTTATAAAAATGGATTTAGATGAAGTTGTAAAAGCAATTAAAGATGCAGCAGCTAAAAAAGGAAAAAAATAA
- the tyrS gene encoding tyrosine--tRNA ligase gives MANVYDVLKERGYLKQLTHEEEIREILGKEKVTFYIGFDPTADSLHVGHFIAMMFMAHMQQHGHRPIALAGGGTGMVGDPTGRSDMRTMMTVEMIDHNVECIKKQMQKFIDFSDGKAILTNNADWLRNLNYIEFLRDVGEHFSVNRMLAAECYKSRMENGLSFLEFNYMIMQAYDFYVLNHKYNCTMQLGGDDQWSNMIAGVELLRRKDRKPAYAMTCTLLTNSEGKKMGKTAKGALWLDPKKTTPYEFYQYWRNVDDQDVENCLALLTFLPMDEVRRLGALKDAEINEAKKVLAYEVTKIIHGEEEATKAKEATEALFGSGNNLDNAPKIEVTDEDFSKELLDVLVERKIIKTKSEGRRLIEQNGMSLNDEKITDVKFTLNDNTLGLLKLGKKKFYNIVKK, from the coding sequence ATGGCTAATGTATATGATGTATTGAAAGAAAGAGGATATTTAAAACAGCTTACACATGAAGAAGAAATCAGAGAAATTTTAGGGAAAGAAAAGGTTACCTTTTATATAGGCTTTGACCCGACAGCAGATAGTTTACATGTTGGACACTTTATAGCAATGATGTTTATGGCACATATGCAACAACATGGACATAGACCAATAGCTCTAGCAGGTGGGGGAACTGGAATGGTTGGTGACCCAACTGGTAGAAGTGATATGAGAACTATGATGACTGTTGAAATGATAGATCATAATGTTGAATGTATCAAAAAACAAATGCAAAAATTTATAGATTTCTCAGATGGTAAAGCCATACTTACAAATAATGCAGATTGGTTAAGAAATCTGAACTATATTGAATTCTTAAGAGATGTTGGAGAACATTTTTCAGTAAATAGAATGCTTGCAGCAGAATGCTATAAGTCAAGAATGGAAAATGGACTATCTTTCTTGGAATTTAACTATATGATAATGCAAGCTTACGATTTTTATGTTTTAAATCATAAATATAATTGTACTATGCAATTAGGTGGGGATGACCAATGGTCAAATATGATAGCAGGTGTTGAATTACTAAGAAGAAAAGATAGAAAACCAGCTTATGCTATGACTTGCACTTTACTGACTAATAGTGAAGGAAAGAAGATGGGTAAAACTGCTAAAGGAGCATTGTGGTTAGACCCTAAAAAGACAACTCCTTATGAATTTTATCAATATTGGAGAAATGTTGATGACCAAGATGTTGAAAATTGTTTAGCACTTTTAACTTTCTTACCTATGGATGAAGTTAGAAGACTTGGAGCATTAAAAGATGCTGAAATAAATGAAGCTAAAAAAGTCCTAGCTTATGAAGTTACAAAAATTATTCATGGAGAAGAAGAAGCTACAAAGGCTAAAGAAGCTACAGAAGCATTATTTGGAAGTGGAAATAATTTAGATAATGCACCAAAAATTGAAGTAACAGATGAAGATTTTTCAAAAGAATTACTAGATGTTTTAGTTGAAAGAAAAATTATAAAAACTAAAAGTGAAGGAAGAAGACTTATAGAACAAAATGGAATGTCTTTAAATGATGAAAAGATTACAGATGTTAAATTCACTTTAAATGACAATACTTTAGGGCTTTTAAAATTAGGGAAAAAGAAATTCTATAATATTGTAAAAAAATAA
- a CDS encoding IS607 family transposase: MEKEYIKASEYAKKMSLHIRTVYRYYHNGKIKGYQDKETGTIFILNPFKSKNEDNLENKVVLYARVSSNENKNNLESQLERLRLFAIAKGYQIVKEIKEVGSGLNDNRSKLNYLLEKELNKFEILLVEHKDRLTRFGFNYIDILLKSHNKKIEVINLVDNDKEDLIQDFVSVITSFYARIYGQRRSKRKTEKLIKDLEDESKENS, encoded by the coding sequence ATGGAAAAAGAATATATTAAAGCGAGTGAATATGCGAAGAAAATGTCCTTACATATTAGAACTGTCTATCGTTATTATCATAATGGAAAAATAAAAGGTTATCAAGATAAGGAAACAGGAACTATTTTTATTCTTAATCCTTTTAAAAGTAAAAATGAAGATAATCTTGAAAATAAAGTTGTTTTATATGCAAGAGTATCTTCAAATGAAAACAAAAATAATTTAGAAAGTCAATTAGAAAGATTAAGATTATTTGCTATCGCTAAAGGTTATCAAATAGTAAAAGAAATAAAAGAGGTAGGTAGTGGACTGAATGATAATCGTTCTAAACTGAATTACTTATTAGAAAAAGAATTGAATAAATTTGAAATTTTATTGGTAGAACATAAAGATAGATTAACAAGATTTGGTTTTAATTATATTGATATTTTATTAAAATCTCATAATAAAAAAATAGAGGTTATCAATTTAGTAGATAATGATAAAGAAGATTTAATACAAGATTTTGTATCTGTAATAACTTCGTTTTATGCTAGAATTTATGGACAAAGACGAAGTAAAAGAAAAACAGAAAAATTAATAAAGGACTTAGAAGATGAAAGTAAAGAGAATAGTTAA
- a CDS encoding metal ABC transporter ATP-binding protein translates to MNGLEIQIKDLNLVLSGNEILEDINLTVKAGEIHCLVGPNGGGKTSLLRCILGQMPFTGSIEMKYEKDKIIGYVPQVLDFERTLPITVEDFMAMTNQIKPCFFGLSKKCKPEIDNLLKKLGVFEKKKRLLGNLSGGERQRVLLAQALFPKPNLLILDEPLTGIDKAGEDYFKEIIKELKEEGMTVLWIHHNLAQVKELADTVTCIKKRMIFSGDPKEELKEDKIMRIFE, encoded by the coding sequence ATGAATGGTCTTGAAATTCAAATAAAAGATTTGAACTTAGTACTATCTGGAAATGAGATTTTAGAAGATATAAACTTAACAGTAAAGGCAGGAGAAATACATTGTTTGGTAGGACCTAATGGTGGAGGAAAAACTTCTCTTTTAAGGTGCATTCTTGGACAAATGCCATTTACAGGTAGTATAGAAATGAAATATGAAAAAGATAAAATTATTGGCTATGTTCCACAAGTTTTAGATTTTGAAAGAACTTTACCTATAACAGTGGAAGATTTTATGGCTATGACTAATCAAATAAAACCTTGCTTTTTTGGATTATCAAAAAAATGTAAACCAGAAATAGATAATCTTTTAAAAAAATTAGGAGTATTTGAAAAGAAAAAAAGATTGTTAGGGAACTTATCAGGTGGAGAAAGGCAAAGAGTTTTACTTGCACAAGCACTTTTTCCTAAACCTAATCTTTTAATTTTAGATGAACCTCTAACTGGTATAGACAAAGCAGGTGAAGATTATTTTAAAGAAATTATAAAAGAACTAAAAGAAGAGGGTATGACAGTTCTTTGGATACACCATAATTTAGCACAGGTAAAAGAGTTAGCAGATACTGTTACTTGTATAAAGAAAAGAATGATATTCAGTGGAGATCCAAAAGAAGAATTAAAAGAAGATAAAATTATGAGAATATTTGAATAA
- a CDS encoding TetR/AcrR family transcriptional regulator, producing MDKLDIKKKRVMMYFIEATQDLILNEGIENLSIKKIADKAGYNTATIYNYFKDLEELILYSSIDYLKIYLKDLRNEISSDMKAIEIYETIYKVFVHHSFEKPEIFHTLFFGKYSYKLEKIIKKYYEIFPDDITGQNDITKSVLIEANIHNRDIPVIKQMIKEGSILEEEAPYIMEAIVRVHQSYLENILQQREQISLEEHKIKFFKIFDFLLKRNKK from the coding sequence ATGGATAAGTTAGATATAAAAAAGAAAAGAGTAATGATGTATTTTATAGAAGCAACTCAAGACTTAATTTTAAATGAGGGGATTGAAAATTTATCAATAAAAAAAATTGCAGATAAGGCAGGCTATAATACAGCAACCATTTATAACTATTTTAAAGATTTAGAGGAACTTATTTTATACAGTTCAATTGATTATTTAAAGATTTATTTAAAAGATTTAAGAAATGAAATAAGTTCTGATATGAAGGCTATAGAAATATATGAAACAATTTATAAGGTCTTTGTTCATCATTCTTTTGAAAAACCTGAAATTTTTCATACATTATTCTTTGGAAAATATAGTTATAAACTTGAAAAAATAATAAAAAAATATTATGAAATATTCCCTGATGACATTACTGGACAAAATGATATAACAAAATCTGTGTTGATAGAGGCAAATATACATAATAGAGATATTCCTGTAATAAAGCAAATGATAAAAGAAGGTAGTATTTTAGAAGAAGAAGCTCCCTATATAATGGAAGCAATAGTTAGAGTTCACCAAAGTTACTTAGAAAACATTTTACAACAAAGAGAACAAATTTCCTTAGAAGAACATAAAATTAAATTTTTTAAAATTTTTGATTTTTTATTAAAAAGAAATAAGAAATAA
- the gltS gene encoding sodium/glutamate symporter — MDFETIEGILNINLNSTTTLALAALLLIMGYSINKRVTILNKYCIPAPVVGGFIFMFLTWLGHISSTFKFNFENIFQSTFMLAFFTTVGLGASFSLLKKGGKLLIIYWLTCGIISIFQNIIGITITKITGLEAPYALLSSAISMIGGHGAALAYGGTFAKMGYESAPLVGAAAATFGLITAVLIGGPLGRRLIEKNNLRPDNTENFDQSVTEINKDKGVKLSDLDIIKNVVVILLCMAIGSYISTLIGKLIKMDFPSYVGSMFVAVIVRNINEKTHTYNFNFSLVDGIGNVMLNLYLSLALMTLKLWELSGLIGGVLLVVACQVIFMIIIAYFVVFRILGSNYDAAVMCSGLCGHGLGATPSAIVNMTAINEKYGMSRKAMMIVPIVGAFLVDIIYQPATVWFIKTFVQGFVE; from the coding sequence ATGGATTTTGAAACTATTGAAGGGATATTAAATATCAATTTAAATTCAACTACAACATTGGCACTTGCAGCTTTATTATTGATTATGGGTTATTCAATCAATAAAAGAGTGACTATACTTAATAAATATTGTATACCTGCACCAGTGGTTGGAGGATTTATATTTATGTTTTTGACTTGGTTAGGACATATTAGTAGTACATTCAAATTTAACTTTGAAAATATTTTTCAATCAACATTTATGCTAGCATTTTTTACAACTGTTGGATTAGGTGCAAGTTTTAGCTTACTAAAAAAAGGTGGAAAACTTTTAATAATTTACTGGCTTACTTGTGGAATAATATCAATTTTCCAAAATATAATAGGAATAACTATAACAAAAATAACTGGTTTGGAAGCACCTTATGCATTACTTTCAAGTGCAATATCAATGATAGGTGGACATGGAGCAGCACTTGCTTATGGAGGAACTTTTGCAAAAATGGGTTATGAAAGTGCACCATTAGTTGGGGCAGCAGCTGCAACATTTGGACTTATAACAGCTGTTTTAATAGGTGGTCCTCTTGGTAGAAGATTGATAGAAAAAAATAATTTAAGACCTGATAACACAGAAAATTTTGACCAATCTGTGACAGAAATAAATAAAGATAAAGGAGTGAAACTATCAGATTTAGATATAATAAAAAATGTTGTTGTAATTTTACTTTGTATGGCAATAGGTAGTTATATTTCAACTTTAATAGGAAAACTTATAAAAATGGATTTTCCTTCTTATGTAGGTTCAATGTTTGTAGCAGTTATAGTAAGAAATATAAATGAAAAAACTCATACATATAATTTTAATTTCTCATTGGTTGATGGTATAGGTAATGTTATGCTTAATTTATACTTATCTCTTGCACTTATGACTTTAAAACTTTGGGAACTTTCAGGACTAATAGGTGGAGTTCTTTTAGTAGTTGCTTGTCAAGTTATATTTATGATAATTATAGCTTACTTTGTTGTATTTAGAATACTAGGTTCTAACTATGATGCAGCAGTAATGTGTTCAGGACTATGTGGACATGGTCTTGGAGCAACACCTTCTGCAATAGTTAATATGACAGCAATAAATGAAAAATATGGAATGTCAAGAAAAGCTATGATGATAGTACCAATAGTTGGGGCATTTTTGGTAGATATAATCTATCAACCTGCGACAGTTTGGTTTATTAAAACTTTTGTACAAGGTTTTGTAGAATAA
- a CDS encoding IS3 family transposase (programmed frameshift) yields the protein MINKYDIEFKKKIVRLFLEEGRTKKSISTEFSVSVATISNWVRQFRDECQINEKANHEYDYMKENLRLRKELEETKKENEFFKKSSGILREGNRLMAYRFIQKYSFLFGVRWLLRRLNIYPNAYYNYLKNRKKESIQEKENIKSKIKEIYHSNNGILGHRQIKKFLQRLYNINISKTTAHKYLNKELKLSSITRVKRLNYKKGKPHKIFENLLNQNFYVSEPNKIWCTDFTYLKLTDGSFRYNCSILDLYDRSIVSSITAKEMTSDLAIKTLERALRKVTKIRNKIILHSDQGSQYSSKKFVEYCEKNMIQQSMSRAGCPYDNAPMERYFNTLKNELINHYYYKTEKEIYESIEEFAYVWYNHVRPHSYNDYMTPYEKRRSFKKINKEINFN from the exons ATGATTAATAAATATGATATTGAATTTAAGAAGAAAATTGTTAGACTTTTCCTTGAAGAAGGTAGAACTAAAAAGAGTATATCTACTGAGTTCTCTGTTTCTGTTGCTACTATTTCTAATTGGGTTAGACAATTCCGTGATGAATGCCAAATTAATGAAAAAGCCAATCATGAATACGACTATATGAAAGAAAATCTTAGACTTCGTAAAGAACTTGAAGAAACTAAAAAAGAAAATGAATTCT TTAAAAAAAGCAGCGGCATTCTTCGCGAAGGAAATCGATTAATGGCTTATCGTTTCATTCAAAAATATAGTTTTCTATTTGGAGTTAGATGGTTATTAAGAAGACTTAATATCTATCCTAATGCTTATTACAATTATCTTAAAAATAGGAAAAAGGAAAGTATTCAGGAAAAAGAAAATATAAAAAGTAAAATTAAAGAGATTTATCATTCTAATAATGGTATATTAGGTCATAGACAAATTAAAAAATTTTTACAAAGATTGTATAACATTAATATTAGTAAGACTACTGCGCATAAATATTTAAATAAGGAGTTAAAACTTTCTTCTATTACAAGAGTTAAGAGACTTAACTATAAAAAGGGAAAGCCTCATAAAATTTTTGAAAATTTATTGAACCAAAATTTCTATGTCTCAGAACCCAACAAAATCTGGTGTACAGATTTCACATATTTAAAATTAACAGATGGAAGTTTTAGATACAACTGTAGTATTTTAGATTTATATGACAGAAGCATAGTATCTAGCATAACAGCTAAAGAAATGACAAGTGATTTAGCGATAAAAACATTAGAAAGAGCATTAAGAAAAGTAACAAAAATAAGGAATAAGATAATATTACATAGTGATCAAGGAAGCCAATATTCTTCAAAGAAATTTGTAGAGTATTGTGAAAAAAATATGATACAACAAAGTATGAGTAGAGCAGGATGTCCCTATGATAATGCACCAATGGAGAGATATTTTAATACATTAAAAAATGAGTTAATAAATCATTACTATTACAAGACAGAAAAAGAAATATATGAATCAATAGAGGAATTTGCATATGTGTGGTATAACCATGTAAGACCACATTCTTATAATGATTATATGACACCATATGAGAAAAGAAGGAGCTTTAAAAAGATAAATAAAGAAATTAATTTTAATTAG